The genomic DNA AAAGCATTCAACGCCGTGTACGCGTCGTGATCCAGATACTTGGCAAACGTTTGATACATCGCAGCGACCCTTAGGAGGTCGGGTTTCGAAACACCGCCGCAACGCCAGCCGGTTCGGCGCCATGGCGAGCGCGTTGGATCAGATCTTGGATTACCTGCGCCACGGTCAGCCCATCGGCTTCGGCGGCGAAGTTCAATCGAATCCGATGCCGCAGCACCGGCAGCGCTACCGCATCGACATCGTCGCGTTCGACCAGATGCCGCCCCTGCAGCGCCGCCCGAGCTTTTGCCGCCAGCACGAGGTACTGGCTGCCGCGCGGGCCGCTCCCCCAACGCACATACTTCTTCACCTGGTCCGACGCTCGCGGATCCGACGGCCGACTGCCCCGAGCCAGCGTCATCGCATAACGCGCGACCGGCTCGGCGATCGGAATCCGGCGAACCAAATGACGGAACTCCAGCAACTGCGCCCCATCGACGACCGCGGTCAGCGATTCCTCTTTGTCGTCGGTCGTCTGCAGCACGACCTGCAATTCATCCGCTTCGTTGGGGTAATCGATTCGCACGTCGAACATGAACCGATCCAATTGAGCTTCGGGCAACGGGTAGGTGCCGTCTTGTTCGATCGGATTTTGCGTGGCCAGAACAAAAAACGGATTCGGCAATTCGTGTCGTGTTCCGCCCGCAGTCACCTGCCGCTCTTGCATCGCTTCCAACAACGCAGCCTGCGTTTTGGGTGGCGTCCG from Rosistilla carotiformis includes the following:
- a CDS encoding AAA family ATPase, yielding MNDSQNIGDRELIERLASEYAAIKAELAKAIIGQEETIEQVITALVAGGHCLLVGVPGLAKTLLVHSLASTLKLDFSRIQFTPDLMPSDITGTEVIQQDRETGERQFKFLPGPIFGNIILADEINRTPPKTQAALLEAMQERQVTAGGTRHELPNPFFVLATQNPIEQDGTYPLPEAQLDRFMFDVRIDYPNEADELQVVLQTTDDKEESLTAVVDGAQLLEFRHLVRRIPIAEPVARYAMTLARGSRPSDPRASDQVKKYVRWGSGPRGSQYLVLAAKARAALQGRHLVERDDVDAVALPVLRHRIRLNFAAEADGLTVAQVIQDLIQRARHGAEPAGVAAVFRNPTS